The Epilithonimonas zeae genome contains a region encoding:
- a CDS encoding winged helix-turn-helix transcriptional regulator, which produces MNKEKIEKPENKCELQKILDIIGGKWSMSIIYALIPEKRRFKELERIIPGISTRMLVKELKNMEENGIVTRTAFATVPPTVEYNLTAKGKKLDPIINDLYQWGLEYIN; this is translated from the coding sequence ATGAACAAAGAAAAAATTGAAAAACCGGAAAATAAATGTGAGCTTCAGAAAATCCTGGACATTATCGGAGGAAAATGGTCGATGTCAATTATTTATGCGCTGATCCCTGAAAAGAGACGTTTCAAAGAATTGGAAAGAATAATACCCGGAATAAGTACAAGGATGCTTGTCAAGGAACTGAAGAATATGGAAGAAAACGGCATTGTAACCCGTACAGCTTTTGCCACTGTTCCACCAACTGTTGAATATAATTTAACTGCTAAAGGAAAGAAACTGGATCCTATCATTAATGATCTTTATCAATGGGGATTGGAATATATCAATTAG
- a CDS encoding helix-turn-helix domain-containing protein, whose protein sequence is MYFPINKLEYICIQPDEPLTNIVESIWMVKNHSDEEKEGIIVPDGKIDLFLLADENGNFEIFVSGLCSAPITKPPFPKSTMFAISFYPIAAEYIFKQSFADLNNMKKTFPTDYWGFSRDDLNDFNQFYHKTFKIISSLLSKEIDDRKKKLFKLIHASKGEITVKELEENVFWSSRQMNRYFHKWLGVTLKTYLNIIRFSNSLKQLKNGDFYPQLDYADQSHFIREVKKFAGVKPIILNKNENDRFIQFSLMPDK, encoded by the coding sequence ATGTATTTCCCAATAAATAAATTAGAATATATCTGTATTCAACCCGATGAACCACTAACAAATATTGTGGAAAGTATCTGGATGGTAAAAAACCATTCTGATGAAGAAAAAGAAGGAATTATAGTTCCCGATGGAAAAATAGATTTATTTCTGTTAGCCGATGAAAATGGAAATTTTGAAATTTTCGTTTCCGGATTATGTTCTGCTCCCATCACTAAACCTCCATTTCCCAAATCTACAATGTTTGCAATCAGCTTTTATCCCATCGCTGCCGAATATATTTTCAAACAATCTTTTGCGGATTTAAATAACATGAAGAAAACATTTCCGACAGATTACTGGGGATTTTCAAGAGATGATCTGAACGATTTCAACCAATTTTACCATAAAACTTTTAAGATCATTTCTTCGTTATTATCTAAAGAAATAGACGACAGAAAAAAGAAATTATTTAAACTCATTCATGCTTCTAAAGGAGAAATTACTGTAAAAGAACTTGAAGAAAATGTTTTTTGGAGTAGCAGACAAATGAACCGTTATTTCCATAAATGGTTAGGCGTAACGCTTAAAACATATCTAAATATTATTCGTTTCTCCAACTCATTAAAACAACTAAAAAATGGGGATTTCTACCCTCAACTAGATTATGCTGACCAATCTCATTTTATAAGGGAAGTGAAAAAGTTTGCAGGAGTAAAACCAATTATCTTAAATAAAAACGAAAACGACCGATTTATCCAATTTAGCCTGATGCCTGACAAGTAA
- a CDS encoding AraC family transcriptional regulator, translated as MEILSQLISSVDHNPDSILVMRQQMEQRLPAHQHDKAQLLLVYGGIAYLQTDEKDFYIPSNHYIWIPKNYPHNLMFNTQDLYIINIYFPEGKASGFYDELGIYPVSKLLAEMLLFSEKWQGDYYKGSWEFEFLSTLKNVLSKENLKKFSIQLPTTDDQRLNAIIDSFRNRLNENLSLDSIAQQSGMSVRSLTRLFQTKLHITFVQYLKMLRIIRAMELIKDTDLNMTEIAYEIGYSNISAFSNNFQQLTNMRPTEFKTK; from the coding sequence ATGGAGATACTTAGTCAATTAATAAGTAGTGTGGATCACAATCCCGATTCAATCCTCGTGATGCGACAACAGATGGAACAGCGTCTACCTGCTCATCAGCACGATAAGGCTCAGTTATTATTGGTTTATGGTGGAATTGCTTACTTGCAAACAGACGAAAAGGATTTCTATATCCCATCTAACCATTACATATGGATACCAAAAAATTATCCGCACAATCTGATGTTTAATACACAGGATTTGTACATTATCAATATTTACTTTCCAGAAGGAAAGGCGAGTGGATTTTATGATGAACTGGGTATCTATCCCGTGAGTAAGCTTCTGGCAGAGATGCTCTTATTTAGTGAGAAATGGCAAGGTGATTATTACAAAGGTTCGTGGGAATTTGAATTTCTATCCACGCTTAAGAATGTATTATCAAAGGAAAACCTCAAAAAATTCTCCATTCAACTTCCTACAACGGACGATCAAAGGCTCAATGCCATAATCGACAGTTTTAGAAATCGGTTAAATGAAAATCTAAGTTTAGATAGTATTGCTCAGCAATCAGGAATGAGTGTGAGAAGTCTGACCAGATTATTCCAAACGAAATTGCATATCACTTTTGTTCAATACTTAAAGATGCTGCGTATTATCAGAGCGATGGAATTGATAAAAGATACAGATCTTAACATGACCGAGATAGCCTATGAAATCGGTTATTCGAACATATCTGCTTTTAGCAATAATTTTCAGCAACTGACAAATATGAGACCTACTGAATTTAAAACCAAATAA
- a CDS encoding TolC family protein: MKQYKTVSILSILMLLFAPSIYAQHTEKVQSLSLEEIWKVAEMNNRQLKLYDLNHQQSTIEILEAKDRLLPELSVGADLKLNSKFLIYDNGLFSSPQDVAVKGYGYGVGYNLNFNLYNGGKDKRSIVIKKEEETRKQYELDLQKHSVKYDVAIAYFDLYKFLHFYDFLNAETEAEKKQLRLIESLHKNGTVLKSDVLRISVKLSQLELSLSDVKKKIEIAKQRLNILMGRKNDAELTIQPEDIIELNAITDGDYNDYVDIAFNKSPEYKIAISDIKWSELNVKQMKATILPKVSLYSNYNYNYPQISFYPYSNDLWGFGQTGIKVQYSIDNLYKSKHTIARAQVVSSQAKEKAEMKKDEIYLQVREVYLQQQQALESVETAEHNIIKTTETVRVIRSSYLNQESLLTDLLEAENALLEAKFNLTTAQTNVKVTHIRLLAIIGIL, encoded by the coding sequence ATGAAACAATATAAAACAGTTTCGATTTTGAGCATACTGATGCTGTTATTTGCACCCTCTATTTATGCTCAACATACAGAAAAAGTCCAATCTTTAAGTTTGGAAGAAATATGGAAAGTTGCAGAAATGAATAATCGACAACTGAAACTATACGACCTAAATCATCAGCAAAGTACAATAGAAATATTGGAAGCCAAAGACCGTTTGTTACCGGAACTTTCGGTAGGAGCAGACCTAAAACTCAATTCTAAATTTCTGATCTATGACAATGGATTATTCTCTTCTCCACAGGATGTGGCTGTAAAAGGCTATGGGTACGGCGTAGGCTACAACTTAAATTTTAATCTTTACAATGGCGGTAAAGACAAAAGGAGCATCGTCATCAAAAAGGAAGAAGAAACACGAAAACAATATGAACTGGATCTCCAAAAGCATAGCGTAAAATATGATGTCGCAATTGCTTATTTTGATTTATACAAATTTTTACATTTCTATGATTTTCTTAATGCAGAGACTGAAGCAGAAAAAAAGCAATTGAGATTAATAGAAAGTCTGCATAAAAACGGCACCGTACTAAAGAGTGATGTACTGAGAATCTCTGTGAAATTGTCTCAACTGGAACTTAGTCTTTCCGACGTTAAGAAGAAGATTGAGATCGCTAAACAACGGCTCAATATACTGATGGGGCGTAAAAATGATGCTGAATTAACAATACAACCCGAAGATATAATTGAATTAAACGCTATCACAGACGGTGACTATAATGATTATGTAGACATCGCTTTCAACAAATCTCCAGAATACAAAATAGCCATTAGTGACATCAAATGGAGTGAACTGAACGTAAAACAAATGAAAGCTACGATATTGCCTAAAGTTTCTTTGTACTCTAATTATAATTACAACTATCCTCAAATTTCCTTTTATCCGTACTCAAACGATTTGTGGGGATTTGGTCAGACAGGAATTAAAGTCCAATATTCTATCGATAATTTGTACAAAAGCAAACATACCATTGCTCGTGCCCAAGTTGTCAGCAGTCAGGCTAAAGAAAAAGCTGAAATGAAGAAGGACGAAATCTATCTTCAGGTAAGAGAAGTTTATTTACAGCAACAGCAGGCTTTGGAGAGTGTGGAAACGGCAGAGCATAATATCATTAAAACTACCGAAACAGTTCGTGTTATCAGAAGCAGCTACCTAAATCAGGAATCACTACTGACCGACCTTTTGGAAGCAGAAAACGCTTTATTGGAAGCAAAATTCAATCTGACAACAGCGCAAACAAATGTAAAAGTAACCCATATCAGACTATTAGCAATCATAGGAATTCTTTAA
- a CDS encoding VOC family protein: protein MNLNHINIVVQNVNKAVNLFTKHLGFSLIVNRNNKMAVLENDHNFALVVWGQELNHKENMPEYPENFHIGFYQNDEQAVWDIYEKLKTEADLQFESEPKKIRSTFGFYFFFEKLIIEISVNPFKDNIA, encoded by the coding sequence ATGAATTTAAACCACATCAACATCGTTGTACAAAATGTAAATAAAGCTGTAAATTTATTTACAAAACATTTAGGTTTTAGTTTAATTGTCAATCGAAACAACAAAATGGCAGTTCTGGAAAACGACCATAATTTTGCATTAGTTGTTTGGGGACAGGAATTAAACCATAAGGAAAATATGCCTGAATATCCGGAGAATTTCCACATTGGATTTTATCAGAATGATGAGCAAGCAGTTTGGGATATCTATGAAAAGTTAAAAACAGAAGCTGACTTACAATTTGAAAGTGAACCTAAGAAAATCAGGAGTACGTTCGGTTTCTATTTCTTTTTTGAGAAGTTGATCATAGAAATAAGTGTTAATCCATTTAAGGATAATATTGCATAA